The following is a genomic window from Amphiura filiformis chromosome 4, Afil_fr2py, whole genome shotgun sequence.
GTATGTGTCACTGAggtgaccagatcaccaggctgtcattatagctagagccGGGATAGAGGCAGTATATGAGAGTGACGATGACCGCATTTGCcggaagccctaaccctaacccgttcCGGCAAATACGGCCATCTCTCTACTGGAcagatgggtcaatgagttacaaaACTGACCTCATGTGGTgattggttcccaggaagtgagttttaccTGAGGAAATCTGTGGTTAAATGGTGATAGCTCAAAGTTTAAAGTTCAAACTCGTCGCTCCGacagagttattaccgtcgatttggttgaaataGGAAGTGATACATGATCATTTCTGTTCAAGCAGTGGAAGCTAATGCGAAATGTCAAATTCTCTCGTTtctgcaaatttgtattgtaaatttggaaCAAACAAATATGATTTTGCTGCATTTGTTTGACAGATTCTACCCCGAAGACCTCCGTTTTTCAAAATTGTATGCCCACtaacccccccctttttttttcattttgttttacccaatgaccccccattttaaaaacaattttatactagggttttaattcatttagcaaaatatggttaaatttgaaatacGAGTACGTtctgttctggtgtaccagaacgaaattacaacacactgtCCAAATTATGCATCACTCACAAACGCAAAACGGAATCAACTTAAatcttgggaataagcttttttcgtggatatcttctgaaaaatgtcataaaaagaggatgctaggattacgaaatacccctttaaggtggtactacacccactgataaattttgtgattaattttgcattttgtttaCGTACCACCTGCACCTTAAACTATTGCAGTGATTTATTTGATTTTGCTATAGGCATTTTCTTCGCAATGTCGACATTGGGTCCTGCCATTGGATATATGGGCGGTGGATCACTTCTTAACATATACACAGATATTGGACAAGTGGATATTTCAAGGTCAGAGTTTAAATCAAGATATAAATGTTACCTAAAAGAGGAAGAGGAAGCCCCAcctgagcagttcttctgggggaAAACCTTCCTGGTTATGAAATAAATCAGTGACAAGATTATCTCCGAATCTGAGAGGTGCTAAttaatgcaataacattaaaacatcaattcagAGATTACCTTGTcaatgattaatttgataaccaggcaggtttggttcaccccataagaactgctctggtggggcttcctctttaatgctAATACAAAGTTGTTAACAGAAAATAAAAGACTAAACTACGCcatctttagggaccgttcaccaaTCAAAACGTTCTTTTGTGTTtttcttaagggctctggtaacaacgtttgcacaatattttttgtgggacatgagagcacaccagacatatcaaattacattctgaaaatgaagaatgtccttctgatatcaaataattttgattttggaaattcaaaattatttgatattagaagagcattccccgtattcagaatacaattcgatatgtctgatgtgctctaatgtcccacaaaatactgtgcatccgttgttaccagagcccttagtttacttttttttttaaaataacatcGCTTTACGTGTCCCGATAATTCTGTTTGTGTACGAAGTTTCCTTTTGATGGCTAGAGAATCATCTTTTGTTAACAGGTCGGTAGTCCGAAGcgtcattagtccgaaaacccaatagtataatcattttcttacgatccgtgaccattcatagcatacctttgtttctctgtggatttgactaaatggacatattttaagaaaaaatggctcctatgtccctcccaaaaaatggcgggaaaatctatttatagctcatttttcaaaatggccgccggtgacatattgaaaaacatgaaaatctatataccatgacctggagaggctataatgacaaataatgtgccgttttcaactatttttagcATGCCAAACCTTTTAAGATAATATTTAAGTATTATAAAACCTTAACATTAGACTCACCCTACTTCTCCCGGAACCCATAacttaaaccctaatcctaacccaaaacATTGACTTTCGTTATTGGTACATTTCTTGAGTTCTTGTCCTCGCCTTCGTTATTTTATGTTTACCCCCATCAACGGGAGGAAAGTACCAGTTACAGTAATGGTCTAAACAGCTGAAAATGAGTTATACAATGGTCACGTATTTCTCTTTATACAACTGTATCATATACAGCCTAGACGTTACCCCTAATGATCCAGGCTGGGTAGGGGCATGGTGGTTAGGTTTTCTCATCTTTGGAATCTGTGCTAGTCTACTCGCTATACCTATCGGAGGATTCCCAAAAGAATTACCAGGTAAGCTTTACGAAGTTACGTTCACTGACGGTGTGTTAAAGGAAGGAATGCCCGAAAAATGAGGAACGAGGAATTGAGACGATGATGAagactatgatgatgatgatgatgatgatgatgatgacgatgacgatgatgatgaccatgacaatgacgatgatgaccatgacaatgacgatgacgatgatgatgatgatgacaatgacgatgatgatgaccatgacaatgacgatgatgatgacgatgacgacgatgatgatgatgatgatgatgacttgtTTTAAATAGTATGCTTTTCAGATGAGTTGCAGTTAATACTGTATATGATTTCTATTGGTGTGGTtgtatgtgatgatgatgatgatgatgatgatgatgatgatgatgatgatgatgatggtgatggtgatggtgatgataatggtgatgaggatgatgatgattaatgatGGTAATGATTACGATGATCATTACAAAGTATTCagtcaaaactcgaccgccggttaaCCACCGGttaaccggcggtcgagttttgatttgacgGTTGACCCGTAAGATTATGAATGATCATAATCACAGGTTGATAGAAACGTACGTTTTCCTGTTTGTGTATCTCcatttcagtggcgtagccagggggggggggacaaggatGGTACAGCTGCTCCCTCTTTCCCCCGTGATAGAAtgctttttaaaaatactttttagcccatttttgaccattttcttcaaagtTGCCCACCCCCCCCTTGAAATTTGCTTTGTCCcatttgcccaccctctgaaaaagtgctggctacgccactgctccggCAAGAATAGTTAAGCAATATCTCAGCTTTACGACTGTTTGTTGTTTATGTTATCTGCACAAGTATCCAGTACAACAAGGTATAACTAAAACGCGGTATTAAAACTTTGatactataaataataataattggaaTTCTTCCTAATTACAGCTACCCAAAAAGTTCGCGCCAAAAAGGTCTCTCAAGCCCACAAGTCTAGCAGTGACGAAAAGGTAACAAACCCAAGCTTTGGTAACCAACTCAGCGATTTCCCACGTGCCATCAAGTACCTGTTTCAAAACCCGACCTTTGTGTTTCTGGTTTTTACTAGCTGCGCTGAAGGATTGATTGTGAGTGGGATGGCCACATTTGGACCGAAAGTTATTGAAACACAATTTGGAAAGACTGCTGGACAGGCGTCTCTGTTGATGGGTatgtaaattatttttaaatgaaGTTTGGTAAGGGACTGAATTACATTGAGTTACCCTGTCTGATCCCacttcaccttttcggtaaatcccataagcctttgcgagtacacctgagaactcgtcatttgacgtcacgccgatgcgcacatcgtttatcgaacatcgttacacagtaaaaaatatcttaaacaactgtttaaaatttttaaacaacactgtttacgccggtcactctaacaacttctgttcaaagtttaaacaaccttgggttgtttaaactttaaacatccaattgtttaaaattttaagcaattttttaaacaacagtttttaaacatctgggttgtttaactttagttgtttaaatgtacacagttgtttaaagtattttaaacaacaaatgtttaaaacaaacagttgtttaaacctgtttatggctgttgtttaaaacaattgtttaaaatatacatagttgtttaaacttgttgtttgaaaatttaaatttttttttgtttgttgaaatcaatttacttgggagaatgggaaagaagaactgactgtaaaacatgcacatcagccccatgcatctgtgcatgatacattcagaggtaagtgtttaGTTTAATGtttgatgtggttaagcttacactCACACTGTACTTGTCACGGCTGTATGCTACTGCACAGCTTGCATCGTTTAGCATGTACAACACACAACTGTGTGTTCATATAATactctatcacatcaaacaatatttaaaccaaacgcTTACCTttgaatgtatcaattaggtctagcatttcccacttttggagcaagtcaatcacatagtcatccgccatgatgatgaatctgaccctgatttcaaggaaggaaacccctcttttgcaaaattcgatcttttttaaacaacgttgtttaaaagttccCTTTTcggtattattcatgaattaaacacatactgtttaaaattcaagggccgtcttttaaacaatgttgttcaaagtttgaacaacatcgttttaaacagcgacattttaaacagtgtttttgctgtgtactgcgtattgcaagtcggcgtgacgtcaaatgacgagttctcatgtgtactcgcaaaggcttatgggattaaccgaaaaggtgaatttgtGATTTCTCATGTGACACGACCGGCAACAATTACTAGAAAGCTCTAGAATGCATAAACAGATTAACGCATGTGATAAACTCATGTGAATCATTCTATCCGCGATCCTAAAACATTTGGAAACAAACCTTTCAACTCTTCTCAGATGGAGATCAACACTATTTGTCCACCACTATTGTAATCATGATTCCTTTGTCAACATCAACAGGTCTTTGCACCGTACCAGGTGGTATATTTGGGACGTTCCTTGGAGGTTATCTATCCAAAAGATGGCAGCTTAAAGTCCGAGGGATGCTTAAACTTTGTTGTGGCTCTATCGTTGTAGCTCTCATTGCAATGTCTGGTATTTTGCTGCGGTGCCCACAGGAATATTTGGTTGGAGTCAACGTCGACTACAGTGGAAATGAGTAATTAATATCAATTCATATTTGATTAATTcttgattaattaataattatagtcATTTTCATATGGCTATAAAGTATACTGTGCACAAACTATTTCTTAAAGACGCTACTAAATTTTGGTTACTTTATATATCTGACGTCAAGAAGATTATAACAGTcatgtttgaatttttatataACAATGCTTTTAACTTATTTCATAATACCAGAATGGTCTCGGACAGAGTTCTTTCAAACGACTGTAATACTAACTGTGGGTGCCCACGGACAGAATTTAATCCAATATGTGGTGATAATGGAATGGAATACTTCGATCCCTGTTTTGCTGGCTGCACCGTTATGTCAGATGATGCACAGGTAGGTCTAGTACTAGGTGGTTCAGAAATAAAATTACATGCCTTTCGGTCTCTAGGTTCGAAAACGGTAATAACCCCCCTTTTGCAGGCAGTGCCTCTTACACGTGCATAGCAAATTCTTCAAAAACAGTGCATTTATACCATAAGCAATAACCCATTCCTCAAAACAGTGGCCCCCCGGGAGTGGCCCTAGCATAAAATGTCGAGTCGATATTCTATAGGCTACTTAAATTGTCATGAAaaaacattctagaaacgcttcatTGCTCATTTTGCCAACCAGAATGCAGCAAAAAAGTAACACCACATGATGAGGAAATGCATTTCAAATTTCGGAGTAATAATTCAAGAGATTGGGAGGTTCATGTTATGAGTGTAAATGTTGAATGACACTCTTGGACGTCAAGTTAAGTTGATCATGCGCATTGTAGACTCTTGATCCTTAATCCATATGGTAACTCCGTAAGCAGCCATTATTCAACAACTAATAACATAACCATATCGAAACAATAATAATGTCCATAAATGTCCATTttgcaaaacaaacaaactaacgtTTTCTTGGTCATTCTTTTATCTTAACACGCAGTCATTTGCCGAATGTTCTTGTTTAGAACTCACCAATACAAATTCAACATTAACCGCATCTTCTGGGAAATGTCCTAAGGATTGCGGTTATCTGCCGTTGTTCCTGGTGACATTTGTAATAGTGATGATATTCCATTTCATGTCGGGCGTTCCGGGTATTTCATGTCTTTTAAGGTAGATATAGTATTTCCTTTTTATCTCATTTATCAAATGAACATTTAACGCTAGTAAGCTCTAGGAGGGTTTTGCACGGGGCTTACATTGATTACCTTGAAACACGTTTCTGCTCACCATTGACGTCGTGCTGCCGTTGGGGTCGGTTATATTTCAAATCGGGTTTCAATACTTATGTACCCTTAAGTCAGGCGAGTAATGATTAATTAAATCAACATTATGTCGGGACAGTAACGTTGTAACGTTTTACTATTTTTAAATTACCGACCCAATTGGCAGTGTTTGCGGGCGGGGTCACTAAAATATCAtggttgaattttaaaatatttttgaaaacattttgggaTGCCTCCAAGAAGAATGAACCCATCTCAAAATGGATACGCTAACATTCAATTAGATAATTTGTTTTTGGTCCTGCCATATAACACATTATTTTACACGAGTCAAATGTCATTGCAGGTCTGTTCCAGAGTCTCAGCGTTCTCTTGCACTGGGTGTACAGTGGCTAATTCTGCGCTTGCTAGGTAAGCTCACCCCTTGTCACCAACCTATATCTCGTTTCATTTAAAaggatatatgtgacccggcagcacaaacgagccgtaaattccctaaattgtattctgagttatggtgtaaaatgtgtacgaaggtcgtattcatcggtcacttaagctggcgcgacatctgtcttattttgatagtcacaacaccaatcaataatcctattattgaagtggataataagcttctaccttagatggctatagaacttttaatagctctggtctttgtttgcttgtgctaaatccttttcaagtggtgggttatttgtataggtatgcataaccaacaattaacaatgagagaaccttcttaaacctcgttgacttggggatgatttgaaatgaccgccaattatgattgtttgatatttattgccagcaatgtggaaaaagagacacacatagaaacgaaaaaagttataattttgttgaaggagcaaagtttaactaaccataactccgcttctggatatcgtttgaagtcaaatgatataccatttttaagtttatgatgtttatttttaaacacgaaataaaacaaaattgaccggggaggaatttacggctcattcgccgtggacggtcacatatcatCATCCCCGATGTCGATATTTTGGttatcattcatttcatttcattcgacTGTGGAGCaagcgactacaaagtttctccacgCACGTGAGTAGTGAGGTAATAGCATCTGCAGtcaacgaaattaatagttggcacaccttgccaatatgttggaactcttcattgccgctctctgatagttcagtgaaattagtataactatgtttgatgagaagtatataccttctcctttccccttccctcccccattccccctcaatcaatgttggggagactggagagcccaatggaaaaagtgctttcatcaacattgaactggggggagaggggtggcgatttacattttttatgccaGAATGTGCCACCATTAGTTTCGTTGATTGTGGTTGCAGGCGTAGTTGGTTTCCCCCAACAGCTTCTGTATAAGTCAGATGGCTTGTCCTTTGACGCACTGGTCTCCTTTTACCATGTGATAGAACATAAAGAGCATCTTCTACAGGGCTTCTCCACTGGCATCATCAGGATGTGTCCGAGCAGAAGAGAAGTCTTCTCTGGTCCGAGGATgcaaacacggttgtttgattgaccatttattaatttttcttacataccattattataatgttcaattctagacctaaaTAATACCTAAAGctgtcacactaataaactgtattatacacatatattttgcagcaacttttaacatagattttcgtttctttatcaaattattcatcttttttctgctattttgtggtaattttcatTCTATACACTgtacatttttgtgcaaattgagggcgctatttacatatattttaaatttgaattagccaaataatataagttataccttacatttcatgataaaaagtttttgagaATTCCCTTGTCAtctgttagtctgtttgctgatgttctaataccattttacaagtgtctacccctggtaaagatgcaaacaatattttagataaatagcgccatcattgttcaacagTCTTAAAAATGAATCagttttacatgtcatcaaacaacaATTAACCGTGCGAAGTTGACGCTGCCTTACTAGGTAGATGAGAGGTTGGGTGTGTAGTCATAGCAGAGATCCGGGCATTGTTCACGCAGTCAATGCGCTTGATGTTGGGTATAATTTGTAGCATGATGTGGCGAATGCATAATCTTAGCCCTATTTTCCATATCACCAGATATTGCACGGGTCGCAGCCATATAAAAGCACGGTTACAGATCATGTTTAATAGCCAAGCCTGATTTTGGTTACGATGGAGATTGATAGACTTCTCCAGGGATGCTCTAACTTCCAAAAACAGCCAATCAAGTGCTTTCCGTCAGGTTaagggggcacaccgacatcgcctggctaataattatttggtgcagcagagacattaaaatgaatacacgggatcgatacacgtgaattgctatgcacgattttgatatcagacgaaaatcttcggatagtgggttagaaaatgatgaatatctcccgtaaatgaatttttctcaagaaaccagatgtggtctcatacacttgaaaatacgtgttgaacagatattatagtcgttagcgtgcgctttgaaaattggccgtgcgctttgaactcaaaatttgaccaaaactctcaattttatattgcgttggtcctgtaggcctatggactacagcgcgcagcaggctatagcggcactcactcaagtggagacagtatattaaccattgaccgcacgtatacaagcttgctcacacagtgagaaatcaattaccccgtctattgtcatagccttagtcaggtcacttcgctaataatatgcatctcataaggtccgaataaaatagccatgtgtggctgtggattcaacctaccatggcgatttctactatgaagatttcggggcgatgtcactgtggggggtactacaccctgtggtaaatttgtgactatttttgcatttttctcaaaaattaataatacattggtaacaaaagttatgtatattattggggcaaggaatccaattactacactgaaatttcagtgaatcaagacaagcagttcagtaaatatgatacgaaatgaggtacatcctagcggtacctcattttctatcacaagtatcgaaccgcttgtcttgggtcactgaaattccagtgtagtaattggataccttgcccctataatatacacaacttttgttaccagggtcttattagtttttgagaaaaatgcaaaaatagtcacaaatttattgaggggtgtagtacccccttaagatttcGGTTTaagttgctgttgttgttttgctCCAAAGAGCTAACAAATAAAGAATTTTCAATATTACACAACTTGGGTCAGAAATCTCATCATAAAAATAAGATAAGTAATTGATAGCTTTTTCAAATCATTATTTTTACAGGTACCATACCAGGTCCCATAGTCTACGGCGCAACCTTGGATACATCGTGTCTTCTCTGGCAAGAGACCTGCGACGGAGACCAAGGATCATGCTTCCTTTACAACGCAAAAACCATCTCATGGAAGATGTTTCTTCTTGGGTTTGGTTTTCAATTCACAGCTCTGGTCTTTTTCCTCATGGCTCTGTGGAGCTACCGTAGCcctgatgatgatgttgaagcGAAAGATAACGAAAATAAAACAATAGGAAAAACTGATTCAGAACTTACCGCAGATCATGCAGATGATCATAATCAAAATGACAAAAGATTGCATAGACTCATTTCACAGAGTAGCCAAGCAGCAATACTGCCTAATGAAAGTCTACCTGATTATGACATTGATGGATTTCAACCAAGTTGCAAGCTATCAAATGTGAGACTGATGTCGTATGTGTAGCTGGATATGCATTGAATGGTCTCAATGTGGATCAGGTCCGCGTGAAAGGTCTAAATCTGGATCAGACTCGTATGAAGGGTGGGCACGGTTGTTtaatgggatcatttattagtttttcaaacaaaacatcatgtacaaccaaattttaggcttaaacagctaaatgtgatatcatgctaatgtatacagatgcttttgagtcattctcaagtttgatttcccctcttttacaaaattattcacttttatagcatttttatagctttttcggatataaaatgtatctattaataacAAAATTGGTGGCGTTATTTAATAACTGGAAATTACTCtctcaagcttttaatacagataattccttttattgtttgatgaaatatgtttataaaatttccttgttgcttgatTCACCTATTCCAgcagttttaatggcagtattaatcacctaccccttgcaaataaagaaatatgatttagaataaacagcgccatctatagtttgcatttagttaataatgaagccaattctatatgcaTCATATATGACCCCACAGATTCAGGAGTCTTTAGGGTCTTCATTGAGCTTCTAGAATCCTGTTTTCGTATTCACGGTATTAAAGAAACCTTCCCAGAACATGGCAGAGACCTGATTTGCCCAGTCCATCTACCCTTAGGCTAGTTGTTTGCTATTCGTATCGCTTCTGCTGGGAGGAAAAATATTAGTGCAGGGCAAAGTTGGGGTAGTTGTCACAAACAATACCGACATGGGAATTTGGGACACAATATACGATAGCTCCCGGGATCTTCGACAAATTATGCACCGGGATGTGCTACGTAGACTTTCATAATTATGCCCATTTTATCTATATGtatctactttttgctgtttatgcaacccatcagtatagaggccttgcgtgtgacgtatcatcccgtaaatatggcggactactcaaatgcattcaacaaaagcatgattgcaatctaccgtgacagttcgtctcacacacataaccctgcactacgatcaaataggttgatgacaacatttgattgaatggactgcactccgccataactacggtgaaggacaccggttcaaatcctttgtttggagccaatcgataatttcatgcagggcctctataccatttttaaaaaccaaaaaacaccaacatttgcccaaattgtgtgtttttaagtACAcctttgcccaaatgcgcccaaattgtcttcactgaaaacccacccatcaataCAAGCTATACCAAGTACCTCAAAAACCGTGACACATCCCAAAAACGGTTACTATCGCCAGTTCTTGGGTTAATTTACCccaaaacaacatttattttcattttagactttttatagtctatattttcttcatttcagcttaatttagcagttgtcatggttgtgtgcaaattcctattactattagatacgttgtaataaaacatgattttaaacatttgtatattacttttctctgagggcttgcagcaaaattgatattttattttccttggtatgggtttgtggctagtagtcaggtaatgatgatgatatgatgatgatgacgacgacgacgacgacgacgacgatgatgatgataatgatgacgatgacgatgatgatgatgatggataatacaactgatgtcagatgattattagagtcgtgatggtgacgatgatggcagtgatgagggatttaatttagtatgaaattctcaccccctccgcacccaccagtcaatgttgttttgatactgagacaggaacggacaattggtctagtattggctccaacattgcttggggggggggggtgcaagcaatatgaaacattaatgtttgccactcatgttacttgcaatgtttaaacaaagagcacgtttctatatggtatcagtcacagtatatgtttttgcttaacacgtgtgctatgacccaaaaatacatcatctccaaatgcacagttcagtgacctcgaggcctccattcaacaagaaagttaacctgttgttatagaaggacatgcatttatacccaatacactcagaggtcaatttatgagtgcacaaacattatagggtcaacaaactgtgtctttataatccgaacaacatgtgacatatttacagcaagggcccgtgccaaggccaaatcgacttttacaatgtttattgaagagataagatatgcat
Proteins encoded in this region:
- the LOC140150746 gene encoding solute carrier organic anion transporter family member 4C1-like isoform X2, which encodes MNGISSNTHSINSTDNMDKLPNGTQLRSSSKNNVEDSISHEGDISSDYGDDDDDDVFVEYRYGWCGWSPDWIQRFNQPQWLLVFLCLYALVQGLVINGLINVVISTLERRFDLPSTQTGVISSTYDISTALLVVFVSYYGERSHKARWVAFGCVIMAVGSVVFALPHFLTGLHTNISGSLLCVEDSPNECQRSSDSVNLSNYLYVFLAAQVIHGIGCTPLFSLGVSLMDESVTVHQSSLYLGIFFAMSTLGPAIGYMGGGSLLNIYTDIGQVDISSLDVTPNDPGWVGAWWLGFLIFGICASLLAIPIGGFPKELPATQKVRAKKVSQAHKSSSDEKVTNPSFGNQLSDFPRAIKYLFQNPTFVFLVFTSCAEGLIVSGMATFGPKVIETQFGKTAGQASLLMGLCTVPGGIFGTFLGGYLSKRWQLKVRGMLKLCCGSIVVALIAMSGILLRCPQEYLVGVNVDYSGNEMVSDRVLSNDCNTNCGCPRTEFNPICGDNGMEYFDPCFAGCTVMSDDAQVCSRVSAFSCTGCTVANSALARYHTRSHSLRRNLGYIVSSLARDLRRRPRIMLPLQRKNHLMEDVSSWVWFSIHSSGLFPHGSVELP
- the LOC140150746 gene encoding solute carrier organic anion transporter family member 4C1-like isoform X1; amino-acid sequence: MNGISSNTHSINSTDNMDKLPNGTQLRSSSKNNVEDSISHEGDISSDYGDDDDDDVFVEYRYGWCGWSPDWIQRFNQPQWLLVFLCLYALVQGLVINGLINVVISTLERRFDLPSTQTGVISSTYDISTALLVVFVSYYGERSHKARWVAFGCVIMAVGSVVFALPHFLTGLHTNISGSLLCVEDSPNECQRSSDSVNLSNYLYVFLAAQVIHGIGCTPLFSLGVSLMDESVTVHQSSLYLGIFFAMSTLGPAIGYMGGGSLLNIYTDIGQVDISSLDVTPNDPGWVGAWWLGFLIFGICASLLAIPIGGFPKELPATQKVRAKKVSQAHKSSSDEKVTNPSFGNQLSDFPRAIKYLFQNPTFVFLVFTSCAEGLIVSGMATFGPKVIETQFGKTAGQASLLMGLCTVPGGIFGTFLGGYLSKRWQLKVRGMLKLCCGSIVVALIAMSGILLRCPQEYLVGVNVDYSGNEMVSDRVLSNDCNTNCGCPRTEFNPICGDNGMEYFDPCFAGCTVMSDDAQSFAECSCLELTNTNSTLTASSGKCPKDCGYLPLFLVTFVIVMIFHFMSGVPGISCLLRSVPESQRSLALGVQWLILRLLGTIPGPIVYGATLDTSCLLWQETCDGDQGSCFLYNAKTISWKMFLLGFGFQFTALVFFLMALWSYRSPDDDVEAKDNENKTIGKTDSELTADHADDHNQNDKRLHRLISQSSQAAILPNESLPDYDIDGFQPSCKLSNVRLMSYV